The Chamaesiphon minutus PCC 6605 DNA window ATCGCCTGTTAATGTGCCCTGACTAATTTTGCCATCGGCACTGACGATCGTATCGAACCTTTTATCCAATCCCCAGGTAGTAATTGCAGCTAGAGAGGTGGCTGTTTTGGTCAGGGAGGCCGCGGGAACGGGAATTGTACCACGGCGATCGATTAATAGATTACCGTTGGTCTGAAGCCAAACTGCTTGCTGCTGAGGATCTAAACCCTGTGCCTTGAGGGTTTGGAGATATCCCTCGATCGTTTTTTCGACTTTTGGCTCTACTGGGGTAGGCACATCGAGCCACGACAACCCCTGCCAGGTAACAGCTTGAGCTGGATATCCCGCTGGCATATTGACACCAGACAGGTTCAACCACATCCCCGCTAATCCAGAAGAAACTAATTGCAGCATATAAATCGGTAAACGGTTGAGATTGTAAGATGGATACGATCGAATAGGTAAAAACTGAAGCTAAGGCAAGATCGAGGAGCATTCTTCGCCACAGCGCATCTTCAACCTTGGATCTTAATCGATCGTGGAGATCTCATTAGCTGGTGTCTGCAAAATTATTTTGGAAATCTCACATCTGGCATCATCAATCGAGATTTATAGTCAATTAGGGTAAGGGGTAAGGGGTCATAGGTAAAAAACATTAACAGTTTCCCCCGCTCCACCGCTCCCCGCTCAGCACAGCCGTAGATTGAAGCTTACTGGCGGAAACCGACTTTCTGGCATAAATGTATAAATTTAGTCGATCGCTATTCAGCCGGAACCAGATCGGGTATGATATTAACTTACATATTACACTCGCATTCTCTTACTTTTTATTAAAAAATTTCCGTGCCATCAGATCGGTTGTTACTGGTGGGAAGTCGGATACCAATCAGGCTCTTACGCTGTGAGATTGAGCTACAAATGTTAACCAGTTGTTAACCAGTTGTTAACTGCCTGCAATCTGTTGCTGGGAGCCAATCCGCTCCGAGCCTTGTCTAGCTTAAAACCCGTCCCTTTTATTAACTAAAATTTTGATAAATGAAATCAGTTGTTAGTGGTGGAAGATCGAACACCAGTAGAATTCTAATCGTTGATGATTCATCGGAAATTCTATCCGTAACCGATGCAATTCTTACGTCAGCAGGGTATGAGACGATCTCTTATACCGACGGCTTAATCGCGCTGCAAATTATCGAACTCCTACCGCCAGATTTAATTATTCTCGATATCAATATGCCCACAATCGATGGGTATGAGATGACCAGACGGATTAGAAGTAATTCCAAGTGGGATCTAACTCCCATCTTACTATTTACGGCTCTCGATCCAGCCCAAGCTGCTCTGGGGCTAGAATGTGGAGCCGACGATCTCTTGGGCAAACCGATCGCGATCGAGGAGTTACTCGGCAAGGTTAGTTTATTGCTCCATTCTCGGTATCGTCAACAACTTCGGGCAGGCTAGGCTGTGGGCTTTAGTAGATAAGTTGTAGGGTGGGCAGTGCCCACCACCTCGGTTTCAGACATTTATTTAAAATAATTACACCGATCTACTTAACGATCGATCCCATGCCTACGGACTCATACTCTGTAGGCATGAATTTGCATTTGTGTTCGATCGCTGTTGCCAATAAATCTTGATATGTCTTGGTGTCAATCGTATACGCACCAAATCGTTCGAGGTGGGGATTGGTCATTTGGGCATCAAATAGCTGAAAATTTTGTCGGCGCAGGTGATTGACAAGATGTACCATGGCAACTTTCGAGCCTTCGGGAATCTGAAAGAACATCGATTCGCCGATGAAAGCAGCTCCGACGGCAATCCCCAGAATCCCGCCCGCTAGTTCGTTGCCTTGCCAGGTTTCAAAACTATACGCCCAGCCCGCTTGGCACAGTTCCCAATAGATCTCTTGCAGTTCGTCCGAAATCCAGGTAGTATCTCGATCGGCGCAACCTGCTACAACCGCTCGAAAATCCCCATTAATCCTCACACTAAAGCGGTTTTGATTGATAACACGCCGCAGTGAAGTAGGATAGCGAAAGCGATCGTCGAGCGGAATCAGCGCATGTTCGCTGCTAGAATACCACTGAAGATCGCTATCTTCATCGTCTGCCATCAAAAAATGACCCTGCGAGTAGCCTGCAATAATTCCGGGTAGGTAGTAGTTGGACATGTGATTGAGGATTGAGGATTGGGGTTTGGGGACTTGGGATTGGGGGATTGTTGTAAATCTACCAGTCAGGAGCGACTACTCACTACCCACGAGCGACTATCCACTATTCACTATGCACTACTCACTACTCACTATCTAGTATCCTATAACTCTTTCTCAAACCATTATCCTCTCTATTATGATGGTAAGTGAGATGACAACCACAAGCATAAAACATGGATATTGGCATTCCCAGAGAAACCAAAGACCAAGAATTCCGAGTCGGGTTAACTCCGAGCATCGTGCGGACATTAAGCGATCGCGGACATCAAGTATTCGTCGAAACTAATGCCGGGAACGGATCTAGCTTTCCCGATGCCGAATATCTCCAAGCTGGAGCTAAAATCGTGCCGACAGCCGCCGCTGCTTGGGATCGAGAAATGGTTGTCAAAGTCAAAGAACCCCTCGCCAGTGAATACTCATACCTGCAAAAAAACCAAATCCTATTTACCTATCTCCACCTCGCCGCCAATCGCTCCCTCACAGAGCAATTGCTCGATACAGGTGTCAGCGCGATCGCTTACGAGACAGTAGAATTACCAGATGGCAAACTGCCCCTACTGGCACCGATGAGCATTATTGCCGGGAGATTGTCAGTACAATTTGGCGCGAGATTTCTGGAGAAACAACAAGGGGGTAGTGGTGTCCTCCTGGGTGGCGTTCCTGGCGTCCAACCCGGACGAGTCACCATCCTCGGTGGGGGGATTGTCGGTACCGAAGCCGCACGGATGGCGGTCGGTATGGGCGCGCAGGTGACGATTCTGGATGTGAATGTCGATCGATTGAGCTACCTAGAAACTATCTTCGGTTCGCGAGTTACTTATCTCTATAGCAATGCCGCTAATATCGAAATCTGCGTCCGCAGTGCCGATCTGGTCATCGGAGCAGTTTTAATTCTGGGCAAACGTGCGCCGATCCTCGTCTCTAAGGCTCTAGTCGAGCAGATGAAACCAGGTTCCGTGATTGTGGATGTCGCTGTCGATCAAGGGGGCTGTATCGAGACGCTCCGCCCCACTTCACACACCAATCCTGTCTATATCGAGTCGGGAGTCGTACATTACGGCGTACCAAATATGCCTGGAGCGGTACCGTGGACGGCAACGCAAGCTTTAAATAATAGTACTGCGCCCTATGTCGTTAAATTAGCCGATCGCGGTTTAGAAGCTCTGACACAGGATTCAAATTTGGCAAAAGGAATGAATGTCCAAGCAGGCTCGATCGTGCATCCGGCAGTACAATCGGTTTTTCCAGATTTACCTAGCTGCTAAGTATAATGTATTGCATCAGATTTAAATTTTGTCGAACATATCTGCGATCGCCTCAATGGAGCTGGGAAAATCTATTAGTCGCATCCATTCGCGATCGAGCTGTGCGCTCCTGTGGGTGGCTAAACTATGGCGATCTACCCAATCCATTCGCGATCGATTTGCCACTGCTCGGGAAAGCGCATTTATACTGATAAGCAAGTGTACTTAAATCGGAACAGACTTATGGCAACTGAATTCAAGCACATTATGCTGATGGTTAAAAATATCCCGACATCACTGAAGTTCTACAACGAAGGCTTAGGACTCCCAGTCAAGATGTCTAGTCCTGGATGGGCAGAATTGGATGCCAATGGTACGACGATCGCGCTACATGCGGCAGAATCAAATGCCGACACTGGCTCCTCACCAATTTTAAGCTTTCATGTCGATGATATTCAAAGTGCGATCGCAACTCTCGAACAATTAGGCGCAAATCTAGAAGGTCGCGTCCGCGAGCCAGCTTTTGGGAAGGTAGCAGCGATTCGTACTCCTGACGGTCATTTGGTCAGTTTGCTTCAACCAGCCATGGTAGTTGCTAGCTAGTCCCTGATTTTACCACCCATGGAATGGGATGCAATTTTAATAGTGTCGATCGGTTTTAAATAGAACCGATCGAACCTCCCAGATCCAGCAGTTGTTGCGCTCGTCCGCTCAAAATGTTGCTCCTGGCGTATTATTACTAGATTTGCCACTGCTAGCCAAGCAAGTTGGCGGACTTCGCACCACAAGCTGCGATTTCAATCGTCAGCGGTTGTTAACCAAGAAGTATTGGACTTCATCCGACTTAGCAGTCGTGATACTTGACAAGAACGGAAACACCTGAGTATATTAGTAAGTAACCACTTACTCATTAATTGTTCGATCGCGCTCAGATCGTCCAAATTGAAATTTGGCGAACCTGCTACGTGGGTCTAACCTCAGAGGTGAAATATGTCTAAATCTTTGCCATTACTCTTGCTTGGCTCTGTGTCGTCGCTGTTGTTGTCTGAAATTGCTATTGCCCAAACGCCAGATCTCTCAGTATCGAATGCCAAAGTTCCTAAACCCGCAACGGTTAGCACAAAGATACCTAATGTCGCCGGGACTTGGAAAGTGTCACTTGGCGAAGAAGGCAGAACCGCAACTTATGTATTTAGTCAAAAAGGCAACGAACTGACAGGTACGATGAAAGGTTTGCCATTTGGGGATATGCCGATTGCGGGAACGATCGCCAACGATGGTAAAGTGTCTTTCGCTGGCAAAATGCGGGGCATTAAGTTTAGTTTTGCGGGTACGCTTGCAGGGCAAACGATCAAGGGGACTGCCGATCTCCCAATTGGGCGTAAAAACTGGACAGCGAGCAGGTAAGATCGGCTGGACGATCGTCGATTCTCCGAGGGAGAGGCTACGCCAACGCCATCCTTGCGGCAGAGCCAACTTGACGCTCTTACCACCACCGCGCTACGATCGATGAGTAGTCACTCACTTGTTTATGCCTCGACCTCCCAAAATCACCAATGAAGAAATTTTGGCAGCAGCTAGGCAAGTTTTCTTAGAACAAGGGGAAGGTGGTTCGACAGTAGAGATCGCCCAAAAAGCTGGCATCTCCGAAGCATCGATTTTCAAACGATTTGCCACCAAGCAAGCTTTGTTTTTAGCCGCAATTGGCGTTTCCGAAACACCCCAATATGCCAAAATTTTGTCTAGTCAGACACCAACAGCCGAGATTCGATCGGAATTAACCGAAATCTGTATCCAGATGGTGGGATTTTATCAAGAGGTGATGCCGCGAGTTTTTATGATGATGACTCAGACAAAATCATTCCTGCCGCCAATGGTGCCGCCACCGCTCAGAGATAGTCAGTTATTAGCTGGATATCTCGATCGAGCAATTTCTCAAGGTTATCTCAGATCCTGTGATTCGATGACAGTGGCTCACACGATCGTCGGTGCGATCCAAAACTATTCAATGATTAGCACGATCTCGAACAAGATACCATTTCCGATCCCGTTCGTTTTACCCAAGGTTAAATCGATCGAGCCAAAAACTTTTGTTGACAATCTCATTGAAACACTGTGGGTAGGGATTGCCCCAGAGTAGAAGGTAGCTATCTATTATCTCCGTGAGTTACCTGTAATGACAATTCGATCTCCGTATTGGACAGAGATCGTTATAGCTAGATATTTTTTTAGCTAATTAATAAGTAAGTACTTACATTTTAATGACTAATGAGGAAAACATGTTAATCGATAAGTCTGTTAATTCAGCTTCGAGCCAGCAATCTCCAGCAGAACATAGATTAAGTAGCACTCTGGTAACAACAACATCGCACCAACAATCTAGATCGGAAAATTTGGAAACAGGCGATCTCGATCATTCACAGTCTAGCCAGTCGCCAGCCAAGCCATCGTGGTTGAAATGGAAA harbors:
- a CDS encoding response regulator transcription factor, with the translated sequence MKSVVSGGRSNTSRILIVDDSSEILSVTDAILTSAGYETISYTDGLIALQIIELLPPDLIILDINMPTIDGYEMTRRIRSNSKWDLTPILLFTALDPAQAALGLECGADDLLGKPIAIEELLGKVSLLLHSRYRQQLRAG
- the aat gene encoding leucyl/phenylalanyl-tRNA--protein transferase, with product MSNYYLPGIIAGYSQGHFLMADDEDSDLQWYSSSEHALIPLDDRFRYPTSLRRVINQNRFSVRINGDFRAVVAGCADRDTTWISDELQEIYWELCQAGWAYSFETWQGNELAGGILGIAVGAAFIGESMFFQIPEGSKVAMVHLVNHLRRQNFQLFDAQMTNPHLERFGAYTIDTKTYQDLLATAIEHKCKFMPTEYESVGMGSIVK
- the ald gene encoding alanine dehydrogenase, giving the protein MDIGIPRETKDQEFRVGLTPSIVRTLSDRGHQVFVETNAGNGSSFPDAEYLQAGAKIVPTAAAAWDREMVVKVKEPLASEYSYLQKNQILFTYLHLAANRSLTEQLLDTGVSAIAYETVELPDGKLPLLAPMSIIAGRLSVQFGARFLEKQQGGSGVLLGGVPGVQPGRVTILGGGIVGTEAARMAVGMGAQVTILDVNVDRLSYLETIFGSRVTYLYSNAANIEICVRSADLVIGAVLILGKRAPILVSKALVEQMKPGSVIVDVAVDQGGCIETLRPTSHTNPVYIESGVVHYGVPNMPGAVPWTATQALNNSTAPYVVKLADRGLEALTQDSNLAKGMNVQAGSIVHPAVQSVFPDLPSC
- a CDS encoding VOC family protein: MATEFKHIMLMVKNIPTSLKFYNEGLGLPVKMSSPGWAELDANGTTIALHAAESNADTGSSPILSFHVDDIQSAIATLEQLGANLEGRVREPAFGKVAAIRTPDGHLVSLLQPAMVVAS
- a CDS encoding TetR/AcrR family transcriptional regulator; this translates as MPRPPKITNEEILAAARQVFLEQGEGGSTVEIAQKAGISEASIFKRFATKQALFLAAIGVSETPQYAKILSSQTPTAEIRSELTEICIQMVGFYQEVMPRVFMMMTQTKSFLPPMVPPPLRDSQLLAGYLDRAISQGYLRSCDSMTVAHTIVGAIQNYSMISTISNKIPFPIPFVLPKVKSIEPKTFVDNLIETLWVGIAPE